In one Moritella sp. 5 genomic region, the following are encoded:
- the btuC gene encoding vitamin B12 ABC transporter permease BtuC, whose product MIDLLKLQRASTLKSRSTLIFLSISLVAVILISLASGRFSIGVDDIFNGLSSLQQQVLFDLRLPRIVTAILVGAALAVAGCILQVLLANSLAEPGVIGISSFASLFAVLSIVFLETLFPQWAGLQHYILPLSAFIGASLVTYLLYRVTKNNLPTTKILLLGVAIGIFSGAIMTWLLYFSDDGSMRQMLYWMMGNLAYGSELIYIAVIPLSLSFLWIMCRIDALNLLQFGEQGAFQSGIDVPKLRIQLILCVAVLTGVSVSMAGVISFIGLVIPHILRILVTSQLRFLVPASALLGAIFLLLADLIARSVFATAELPVGAITASLGAPFFIYLLLRKQVA is encoded by the coding sequence ATGATCGACCTGCTTAAGTTACAGCGTGCAAGTACACTAAAAAGTCGAAGCACTCTGATATTTTTATCTATTTCTCTTGTTGCCGTTATTTTAATTTCGCTTGCCTCAGGCCGTTTCAGTATTGGTGTTGATGATATTTTTAATGGTTTATCATCTTTACAGCAACAAGTGTTATTTGACCTACGTTTGCCACGTATTGTGACTGCAATTTTAGTTGGCGCTGCGTTAGCTGTTGCCGGTTGTATCTTGCAGGTGTTACTCGCTAATTCGTTAGCAGAGCCTGGTGTTATCGGCATTTCATCGTTTGCCAGTTTGTTTGCTGTGCTATCGATTGTCTTTCTTGAGACTTTGTTTCCACAGTGGGCGGGATTACAGCATTATATTTTACCATTATCGGCTTTTATCGGGGCAAGCTTAGTCACGTATTTACTTTATCGAGTGACAAAGAATAACTTACCCACCACCAAGATCTTATTACTTGGCGTTGCGATCGGTATCTTTTCTGGCGCGATTATGACTTGGCTGTTGTATTTTTCTGATGACGGCAGTATGCGACAAATGCTGTACTGGATGATGGGAAATTTAGCGTATGGATCCGAACTTATTTATATTGCCGTTATTCCTTTGAGTTTGAGTTTTTTGTGGATCATGTGCCGTATTGATGCGCTGAACCTTTTACAGTTTGGTGAACAGGGGGCATTTCAATCGGGTATTGATGTCCCTAAATTACGTATTCAGCTTATTTTATGTGTGGCAGTACTCACTGGCGTGTCGGTATCGATGGCGGGCGTAATTAGCTTTATTGGGTTAGTGATTCCGCATATTTTACGGATATTAGTGACGAGCCAATTGCGCTTTCTTGTACCTGCTTCAGCCTTGTTGGGCGCGATCTTTTTATTACTTGCAGATTTAATTGCGCGTAGTGTATTTGCAACCGCTGAGTTACCTGTAGGGGCGATCACGGCAAGCTTAGGCGCTCCTTTTTTCATCTATTTACTATTGCGCAAGCAAGTAGCATAA
- a CDS encoding ABC transporter ATP-binding protein: MDKLKNTMGTSTILTLTNVNYQQRLHDMNVSIDKGSCLFLLGPNGSGKSTLLSILAGHEQACEGAYLLAERPISSYPIAELARQRAWLPQVSPPPFAIPVYQFIALGLHPLGISLEDEQACRVINQLLSRLDIAKLVERNCDQLSGGEWQRVLIARTLVQVSPLLNQQSILCLLDEPLTGLDLKHQIEVLQMLKELSEQGITIIASIHDLNLALNHASEVLLLNAGTVVGQGAANKVLTVDSIKQVYDVDTEMLAVNGRQFIVSAALPASV; encoded by the coding sequence ATGGATAAATTAAAAAATACGATGGGGACATCTACAATATTAACGCTAACCAATGTTAACTATCAGCAGCGGTTACATGATATGAATGTATCGATAGATAAAGGGAGTTGTTTGTTTTTATTAGGGCCCAATGGCAGTGGTAAAAGTACATTACTTTCCATTTTAGCAGGTCATGAACAGGCATGCGAAGGCGCTTACTTATTAGCTGAACGTCCTATTTCGTCTTATCCTATTGCTGAGTTGGCTCGCCAGCGCGCTTGGTTACCGCAAGTATCTCCGCCACCTTTTGCCATTCCGGTTTATCAGTTTATTGCTTTGGGTTTACATCCTCTGGGTATTAGCCTTGAAGATGAACAAGCTTGTCGGGTGATAAATCAATTATTATCCCGATTAGATATAGCTAAGTTAGTTGAGCGTAATTGCGATCAACTGTCGGGTGGTGAATGGCAGCGTGTGCTTATTGCCCGTACATTAGTACAAGTATCACCGCTATTAAATCAGCAATCGATTTTATGTTTATTGGATGAACCATTAACAGGGCTTGATTTAAAGCATCAAATTGAAGTGTTACAGATGTTAAAAGAATTGTCAGAACAAGGTATTACGATTATTGCCTCTATCCATGATCTTAATCTCGCTCTTAATCATGCTTCTGAAGTACTGTTATTAAATGCTGGCACCGTTGTTGGGCAGGGCGCTGCGAATAAAGTGTTAACCGTAGATTCGATTAAACAAGTCTATGATGTTGATACCGAGATGCTAGCTGTTAATGGTCGCCAATTTATTGTTTCTGCAGCACTGCCTGCGTCTGTTTAA
- a CDS encoding 1-aminocyclopropane-1-carboxylate deaminase/D-cysteine desulfhydrase, translated as MELRNTPVDDIKFLNHHVYVKRDDLLDVAFSGNKARKFYHFLQQDLSQVDILIGHGSAQANSLYSLSVLAKLKQCQLHYYVDHLPQYLIDNPQGNYRAALAQGAKVIVADSNSLSVIEHIQQQVLPALKTQGQSVVFIPEGGRCQYAETGLKILADEIIEWAKSNSYADIRVVLPSGTGTTALFLQKHLPFEVQTCACVGGDDYLQQQFFELCADESLHPTIISTDKKYHFGKLYLPFYRIWSELKQTTHIEFDLLYDPLAWLCLQREFIEDNTNTEARLESADKRPILYIHQGGLQGNETMIPRYLRKLEFAK; from the coding sequence TTGGAATTACGTAATACACCTGTCGATGACATCAAATTTTTAAATCATCACGTTTACGTTAAACGTGATGATTTATTAGATGTGGCTTTTAGTGGTAATAAAGCACGCAAGTTTTACCATTTCTTGCAACAAGATTTATCACAGGTTGATATCTTAATTGGCCATGGTTCTGCGCAAGCTAATTCGTTATATTCTTTGTCTGTATTAGCCAAATTAAAGCAATGTCAGTTGCACTATTATGTTGATCACTTGCCTCAGTATTTGATTGATAATCCGCAAGGTAATTATCGTGCAGCGTTAGCACAGGGCGCTAAGGTTATCGTTGCTGACTCGAATAGCCTGTCTGTTATTGAGCATATACAGCAACAAGTACTACCGGCTTTAAAAACACAAGGTCAGAGCGTTGTTTTTATTCCTGAAGGTGGTCGCTGTCAATATGCGGAAACAGGATTAAAAATACTAGCCGATGAGATTATTGAGTGGGCTAAATCAAATTCGTATGCTGATATTCGTGTGGTGCTGCCTTCTGGTACTGGTACTACGGCGTTATTTTTGCAAAAACATTTGCCCTTTGAAGTACAAACTTGCGCTTGTGTTGGTGGTGATGATTATTTACAGCAGCAATTTTTTGAATTGTGTGCCGATGAATCATTACACCCAACGATTATCTCTACAGATAAAAAGTATCATTTTGGCAAACTTTATCTGCCTTTTTATCGTATTTGGTCCGAGCTAAAGCAAACCACTCATATTGAATTTGATTTACTTTATGATCCCTTGGCTTGGTTATGTTTGCAGCGTGAATTCATCGAAGACAATACGAATACAGAGGCACGACTTGAAAGTGCTGATAAACGCCCCATTCTTTATATACATCAAGGCGGATTGCAGGGCAATGAAACCATGATACCGCGTTATTTGCGCAAGCTGGAATTCGCTAAATAA
- a CDS encoding DUF2750 domain-containing protein, giving the protein MTFKIHDKQTAEAVEKSPEARFNYFVFRAVKSEEVWTLADANGFVVSEAEGERSIPVWPHAEFASEWIQGDWSECQPLKIEMGAWRNSWLPGLAADGVVISVFPKAGQDVVVVDSEELIASFKDEYDAQK; this is encoded by the coding sequence ATGACATTTAAAATTCATGACAAGCAAACTGCTGAAGCAGTTGAGAAATCACCTGAAGCGCGTTTCAACTATTTCGTTTTTCGTGCAGTTAAGTCTGAAGAAGTATGGACATTAGCAGATGCTAACGGTTTTGTTGTTAGCGAAGCGGAAGGCGAACGAAGCATCCCTGTTTGGCCACATGCCGAGTTTGCAAGTGAATGGATCCAAGGCGATTGGTCTGAGTGTCAGCCGCTTAAAATTGAGATGGGTGCTTGGCGTAACAGCTGGTTACCAGGTCTTGCTGCTGATGGCGTGGTTATCTCTGTATTTCCAAAAGCAGGTCAAGATGTAGTTGTTGTTGATAGTGAAGAACTGATTGCTTCATTTAAAGATGAATACGACGCACAAAAATAG
- a CDS encoding 6-carboxytetrahydropterin synthase, whose amino-acid sequence MKLFVKDLTVIDSSVLDYSRGIIGQSWLVDIVLHGDLNEQSMILDFGIVKKLIKSTVDELVDHKLIVPAHAKFCDVMSDGAFTYVDAWREHSESIHLACPDQAFALIPAEQITLANLEAYLTEQLMLRLPNNVKKLDVKLREEKIDGAEYCYSHGLRKHLGNCQRIAHGHRSTIEILRNDERDPALEASWAERWKDIYLAEHCDMVSVSEVSLSRAGMAALTPEHYCFKYQAPQGEFQLAISKSIVEIMPTETTVENIAQYIADTLAKDCSDSLTVFAYEGVGKGAIASA is encoded by the coding sequence ATGAAACTATTCGTCAAAGATCTTACTGTTATTGATTCTTCAGTATTGGATTATTCACGTGGCATTATTGGCCAAAGCTGGCTAGTGGATATCGTTCTGCATGGTGACTTAAATGAACAGAGTATGATCCTCGATTTTGGTATTGTGAAAAAACTGATTAAATCGACTGTTGATGAACTGGTTGATCATAAATTGATTGTACCTGCTCATGCTAAATTTTGTGATGTGATGAGCGATGGTGCATTTACGTACGTTGATGCATGGCGTGAACACAGTGAGTCAATTCATTTAGCATGCCCTGATCAAGCATTTGCATTAATTCCTGCAGAACAAATTACGCTAGCGAATTTAGAGGCGTACTTAACTGAGCAGCTCATGCTACGTTTACCAAATAACGTGAAAAAGTTAGACGTTAAATTACGTGAAGAAAAAATTGATGGTGCAGAATACTGCTACAGCCATGGTTTACGTAAACACCTTGGTAACTGTCAGCGTATTGCACATGGTCACCGCTCTACAATTGAGATCTTGCGCAATGATGAGCGTGATCCTGCGCTTGAAGCGAGTTGGGCTGAACGTTGGAAAGATATCTATCTGGCGGAGCATTGCGATATGGTGTCGGTATCTGAAGTTTCACTTTCTCGCGCGGGTATGGCTGCATTAACGCCTGAGCATTATTGTTTTAAATATCAAGCGCCACAAGGCGAATTCCAACTTGCGATTAGTAAATCAATTGTTGAAATTATGCCAACAGAAACAACAGTAGAAAACATTGCACAATATATCGCGGATACATTAGCAAAAGATTGCAGTGATTCACTCACTGTATTTGCTTATGAAGGTGTCGGTAAAGGTGCCATTGCTTCAGCTTAA
- a CDS encoding HIT domain-containing protein, which produces MAEETIFRKIIDKEIPADILYQDELVTAFRDISPKASTHVLIIPNKLIPTTNDVCEEDELALGRLFIVARKIAEQEGIAENGYRLIINCNKHGRQEVYHLHMHLVGGEQLGAMVTTN; this is translated from the coding sequence ATGGCGGAAGAAACGATTTTTCGTAAGATCATCGATAAAGAGATCCCTGCGGACATTTTGTATCAAGATGAATTAGTGACTGCATTTCGTGATATTAGTCCAAAAGCATCAACACATGTGCTTATCATCCCCAATAAACTGATCCCGACGACGAATGATGTATGTGAAGAAGATGAATTAGCATTAGGGCGTCTCTTTATTGTGGCTAGAAAAATTGCGGAACAAGAGGGTATTGCTGAAAATGGCTACCGTCTAATCATTAACTGTAATAAACATGGTAGACAGGAAGTGTATCATTTACATATGCATCTTGTTGGAGGTGAACAATTGGGGGCGATGGTAACAACAAACTAG
- a CDS encoding penicillin-binding protein activator LpoB — MKWILTLVYILSALVVSGCASQADHDRQVMAAPLEVIIEHPLITEVRTLSGQLLQQPYFVQGSFKHGQLLYIALPNTTVTLPVTHNELQRASAETCSKSDWFDIQILTEQVLQYQSGQTYSGYSLVIHISQAENTSDKHTLSIELINNRFNTVEAQVSSTVFL; from the coding sequence ATGAAATGGATACTCACACTAGTTTATATATTGAGTGCATTAGTTGTCAGTGGTTGTGCCTCACAAGCGGACCATGACAGACAAGTTATGGCGGCTCCTCTTGAAGTCATTATTGAACACCCCTTAATAACGGAAGTGCGAACGTTAAGCGGGCAACTATTACAGCAGCCTTATTTTGTTCAAGGTAGTTTTAAGCATGGCCAGCTATTATATATTGCGCTTCCTAATACGACGGTAACTTTACCTGTTACGCATAATGAGTTGCAACGTGCTAGCGCCGAAACATGCTCAAAATCTGATTGGTTTGATATTCAAATTTTAACAGAGCAAGTATTACAGTATCAGTCAGGCCAGACTTATTCCGGTTATTCGTTAGTCATTCATATTTCTCAGGCTGAGAATACTAGCGATAAACATACATTAAGTATTGAATTGATCAATAACCGTTTTAATACGGTTGAAGCCCAAGTGAGTAGCACCGTCTTTTTATGA
- a CDS encoding phosphotransferase translates to MIIIPEFVVRFSPESFSLQPVVGGLSNHNYRLDFQLYGLRHRYFVRQFSATYNDMDNNVEHECAAQIQAAAIGLSPNIIAQYEQGIICDWITGKHWDLDEQARDENIDQIAQLTATLHQQPLPAHHLNMVERLQHYYQTLKSEFKTVRLDQQLALVIDLIEHQLPSNRQGFCHHDMNPLNFMVDEQAKLYLLDWEFAAAGHCDFDITTLFQTFAWEHSQQVLFLTYYNHYYPAANVTLDQLAVMAVVVEMMTLLWCIVMYQQDKDVTYLTLWQQSERAIADKINRLNKELLWDQ, encoded by the coding sequence ATGATTATCATCCCTGAGTTTGTTGTTCGTTTTAGCCCCGAGTCATTTTCTTTACAACCTGTTGTGGGAGGTTTAAGTAACCATAATTACCGTTTGGATTTTCAACTATATGGTTTGCGTCATCGTTATTTTGTAAGACAATTTTCAGCGACTTACAATGACATGGATAATAATGTCGAGCACGAGTGCGCCGCGCAAATACAGGCCGCTGCTATTGGTTTGTCGCCAAATATTATTGCTCAATATGAGCAAGGCATCATTTGTGATTGGATCACGGGTAAACACTGGGATCTCGACGAACAAGCTCGCGATGAAAATATTGATCAAATAGCACAATTAACGGCCACGCTTCATCAACAGCCCTTACCTGCACATCACCTTAATATGGTTGAGCGGCTTCAGCATTATTATCAAACACTAAAGTCCGAATTTAAAACCGTGAGACTCGATCAGCAACTCGCACTTGTGATAGATTTAATTGAACATCAGTTACCTTCAAATAGACAGGGGTTTTGTCATCACGATATGAATCCATTGAATTTTATGGTGGATGAACAAGCTAAGTTGTATTTATTGGATTGGGAATTTGCAGCCGCGGGTCATTGTGATTTTGATATCACGACATTATTTCAGACATTCGCTTGGGAACATTCACAGCAGGTGTTGTTTTTAACGTATTACAATCATTATTACCCAGCAGCGAACGTGACATTAGATCAATTAGCGGTAATGGCTGTTGTGGTCGAAATGATGACTTTATTGTGGTGTATCGTTATGTACCAGCAAGATAAAGATGTCACCTATTTAACCCTATGGCAGCAATCTGAACGTGCTATAGCCGATAAAATTAACAGATTGAATAAGGAATTGTTGTGGGACCAGTAG
- the nagZ gene encoding beta-N-acetylhexosaminidase yields the protein MGPVVVDVDGYELTAEDKEILAHPLTGGLILFSRNYGDHAQLNALIKSIRKAAHSQIVIAVDHEGGRVQRFREQFTRIPAMGKIAALYADDRETAKQFTQQCGWMLAAELLAFDIDLSFAPVLDLERGSQVIGDRSFHADPSWVTDLSTQLCVGMHQAGMKTTGKHFPGHGSVLADSHIALPIDERSLADISATDLLPFKSLIANAQLDAIMPAHVIYQQVDSKAAGFSQYWLQTILRKELGFKGAIFSDDLSMHGASVAGNYLERAEQAIWAGCNLLLACNDRTGVEALLDGLDNNLTTDDFNLKHTSNFTLPELKNSRLWQDTAASVAKFNQQFS from the coding sequence GTGGGACCAGTAGTAGTAGATGTTGACGGTTATGAATTAACGGCTGAAGATAAAGAGATCTTAGCGCACCCATTAACCGGTGGTTTGATCTTGTTTAGCCGTAATTATGGTGACCATGCTCAGTTAAATGCATTAATTAAATCAATTCGTAAAGCTGCTCACTCACAAATAGTGATAGCGGTTGATCATGAAGGTGGTCGTGTTCAACGTTTTCGTGAGCAGTTTACACGTATACCTGCAATGGGTAAAATTGCGGCGTTATATGCTGATGATCGTGAAACAGCGAAACAGTTCACCCAACAATGTGGCTGGATGTTAGCGGCAGAGTTATTGGCATTTGATATAGATTTAAGCTTTGCTCCGGTACTGGATTTAGAGCGCGGTAGTCAAGTTATTGGTGACCGTTCATTCCATGCGGATCCAAGCTGGGTAACCGATCTTTCGACGCAATTGTGCGTTGGTATGCACCAAGCTGGTATGAAAACGACAGGTAAACACTTTCCAGGACATGGCAGTGTGTTAGCTGATTCACATATTGCATTACCGATTGATGAACGCAGCTTAGCCGACATCAGCGCAACGGATTTGTTGCCATTTAAATCCCTTATTGCTAATGCGCAACTTGATGCCATTATGCCTGCACATGTTATTTATCAGCAAGTTGATTCTAAAGCGGCTGGTTTCTCTCAATACTGGCTACAAACTATATTAAGAAAAGAGTTAGGCTTTAAAGGCGCTATTTTCTCTGATGACTTATCGATGCATGGTGCCAGTGTTGCGGGTAATTATTTAGAACGAGCAGAGCAGGCTATATGGGCAGGGTGCAACTTATTACTTGCGTGTAATGATCGCACAGGTGTGGAAGCGTTATTAGATGGCTTGGATAATAATTTAACAACCGATGATTTTAACCTTAAGCATACGAGTAATTTTACATTACCGGAACTTAAAAATAGCCGCTTATGGCAAGATACGGCAGCATCGGTAGCCAAATTTAATCAGCAATTTAGTTAA
- a CDS encoding response regulator: MTRLIKHLPLWFKILIATLCITLITSLAAGELARRFEYNYLTNNLTSQIQQTFNILSATTIDSLITEDIPLLETIMLQISSNYPDVEFFAIYNELHTVLVTWGTLPPEASLQHQVFQQPVSFGGETFGYMKIAVSTASLQQDITEHVNLIRLLIALILLCLALTISLLLHSSVLKPISNINNRLLQLSQFHHTGEQITLVSTNELDRLNESVDLIQEFTHKQTQREQQLQIAKEQAINANTTKSTFLATMSHEIRNPMHAILGALSLLNKSEMSAEQQHFIDTSLKSANILLGLLNNILDMSKIEAGKLQLEHRAFNLQEILQNVTSVLEPLAQKKEITLNHTCNTETPLWVLGDDNRLAQVLINLTNNAIKFTQQGQVDVMMEAIQQANHTQLCFTVKDNGIGISEHQLKHIFDDFVQSDSSFSREYGGSGLGLAISKQLITLMKGSITVTSQLNQGSEFIIKLKLENTEAPVTEQPMPQAPVVTKDIPAHLLLVEDNKANQFITKTILQRAGYTVDVASNGLVAIKACEKQRYELILMDLQMPEMDGFDATKGIRRASNINTNTPIIAMTANATTEDRENTLAVGMNDFLMKPAREDQLIKKVRHWLN; encoded by the coding sequence ATGACCCGACTGATTAAGCATTTACCACTCTGGTTCAAGATCCTAATCGCTACCTTGTGCATAACCCTCATCACAAGTTTAGCGGCTGGAGAATTAGCCAGACGTTTTGAATATAACTATCTCACCAATAATTTAACCTCACAAATACAACAAACATTTAATATTTTATCCGCAACAACCATTGATAGTCTGATCACAGAAGATATCCCGCTACTTGAAACTATCATGCTACAGATATCATCAAACTACCCTGATGTGGAATTCTTTGCCATTTATAATGAGTTGCATACAGTATTGGTCACTTGGGGAACGTTACCACCAGAAGCAAGCTTACAACACCAAGTATTTCAGCAGCCAGTTTCTTTTGGCGGTGAAACGTTTGGCTATATGAAAATAGCTGTCAGTACCGCTAGTTTACAACAAGATATAACAGAGCACGTGAACTTAATACGTCTACTCATTGCGTTAATATTATTATGTTTAGCACTAACGATTTCGCTATTACTGCATTCTTCAGTATTAAAACCAATATCAAACATTAACAACCGATTATTACAATTATCTCAATTTCATCACACGGGTGAACAGATCACGCTAGTATCAACGAATGAGTTAGACCGTTTAAATGAGTCTGTCGACCTTATTCAGGAGTTTACTCATAAGCAAACACAACGTGAACAGCAGTTACAAATAGCAAAAGAACAAGCCATTAACGCTAACACGACAAAATCAACCTTTCTCGCCACCATGAGCCATGAAATAAGAAACCCAATGCACGCCATTTTAGGCGCATTGTCGTTATTAAATAAGAGTGAAATGAGTGCAGAACAACAACACTTTATCGATACTAGCCTAAAATCTGCCAATATATTACTTGGCTTATTAAACAACATCCTCGATATGTCAAAAATCGAAGCAGGAAAGCTACAGCTTGAGCATCGCGCTTTTAATCTTCAAGAGATATTACAAAATGTAACAAGTGTTCTTGAACCATTAGCACAAAAGAAAGAGATCACACTTAATCATACCTGTAATACGGAAACGCCGTTATGGGTACTCGGTGATGATAATAGGCTAGCCCAAGTACTCATTAACTTAACCAATAATGCGATTAAGTTCACGCAACAAGGCCAAGTCGATGTGATGATGGAAGCAATACAACAGGCTAACCACACACAGCTTTGTTTCACAGTCAAAGATAATGGAATTGGTATCTCAGAGCATCAACTAAAGCATATTTTTGATGATTTCGTACAATCTGATAGCTCTTTTTCACGTGAATATGGAGGTTCGGGCTTAGGGCTTGCTATCTCAAAACAACTCATTACGCTAATGAAAGGAAGCATTACAGTCACCAGCCAATTAAATCAAGGCAGTGAATTCATCATTAAATTAAAGCTAGAAAATACGGAGGCGCCAGTCACTGAACAACCTATGCCTCAAGCACCAGTCGTCACAAAAGACATCCCTGCTCACTTGCTTCTCGTTGAGGACAATAAGGCAAACCAATTCATTACCAAGACGATTTTACAACGTGCGGGTTATACTGTGGATGTCGCAAGTAATGGCCTAGTTGCAATTAAAGCCTGCGAGAAACAACGCTATGAGTTAATATTAATGGACTTACAAATGCCCGAAATGGATGGGTTTGACGCAACAAAAGGTATACGCCGAGCCTCTAATATAAATACAAACACACCGATTATAGCAATGACTGCAAACGCAACGACCGAGGACCGAGAAAATACCCTTGCAGTCGGTATGAATGATTTTTTGATGAAACCAGCGCGAGAAGACCAGTTAATAAAAAAAGTCCGACATTGGTTAAATTGA
- a CDS encoding PhnD/SsuA/transferrin family substrate-binding protein translates to MTKPPCVNLQGVSSIFVHSLVFFLIILLSFSCRAEINLIFGLYTSDKPTTMVTKFRPFINTLEAQMTHKLKQPVHIKMHISSNYNDGVHALTTGKVDFSRLGPASYITAKNANANLQLLAIEAKKGKKLFYGIIAVQTDSPITKPEQLVGKRFAFGSEQSTIGRYLSQSFLADHHIYATDLAKFDYLDRHDAVGASVAAGRYDAGALKEGTFKKLRSKGVLLREIARFPNVTKPWVAKAGLNDDIAQALSALLIASDESNALYKNSFSQNGFLPGDDSDYDIIRQSMKDTRFFDKSSVK, encoded by the coding sequence ATGACAAAGCCACCATGTGTTAATTTACAAGGTGTTTCATCCATATTTGTTCACTCACTAGTATTCTTTCTTATCATTTTATTGAGTTTTTCCTGCCGAGCTGAAATCAATCTGATCTTTGGTCTATATACCTCGGATAAACCGACAACTATGGTCACTAAATTCCGCCCTTTTATTAATACTCTCGAAGCGCAAATGACACATAAGTTAAAACAACCAGTCCATATAAAAATGCACATTTCCAGTAACTATAATGATGGTGTACATGCACTTACCACTGGCAAAGTTGATTTTTCTCGCTTAGGTCCAGCGTCATATATAACCGCTAAAAATGCCAATGCCAATTTACAACTACTTGCCATCGAAGCCAAAAAAGGAAAAAAGCTATTCTATGGCATTATTGCCGTTCAAACAGATAGTCCAATAACAAAGCCGGAGCAGTTAGTCGGTAAACGATTTGCATTTGGGTCCGAGCAGTCCACAATTGGTCGTTATCTTTCACAAAGTTTCCTTGCAGACCATCATATATACGCGACAGACTTGGCCAAATTTGACTACTTAGATAGACATGATGCTGTTGGAGCGTCGGTTGCGGCTGGACGATATGATGCAGGCGCATTAAAAGAAGGCACATTTAAAAAACTGCGCAGTAAAGGCGTATTATTACGTGAAATAGCACGATTTCCGAATGTAACTAAGCCTTGGGTGGCAAAAGCAGGATTAAATGATGACATAGCACAAGCTTTATCGGCATTGTTAATCGCCAGTGATGAGTCAAACGCATTATATAAAAATTCATTTAGTCAAAATGGATTTTTACCCGGTGATGACAGTGACTATGACATTATTCGTCAATCGATGAAAGATACGCGTTTTTTTGATAAAAGTTCAGTTAAATGA